One window of Marinobacterium aestuarii genomic DNA carries:
- a CDS encoding 4'-phosphopantetheinyl transferase family protein gives MQTQAPGDIRIWLATTSAFAPLLALNPAPIFATLSVAECARYRATVSREASLHFLLGRYLLRHALSAESGGQIAPAAWEITTAGQGKPRVLHQPAPGFSISHSDGGVAVALSRRLEPGLDIEPISRDLGAGICTRRLLSPVQYRALQAIPTAERGALLARAWCIKEAVSKAFGLGLRLPFAELDFDLAPPEAAEPSCWQRGTRLGQGSFWFRLPCLQRYRLCLALIAPAQGPPELPGISLLPFARPGSRTVPAPHTMLATDLISP, from the coding sequence ATGCAGACACAGGCACCCGGCGATATCCGCATCTGGCTTGCGACCACCAGCGCATTCGCGCCGCTGCTGGCACTCAACCCGGCGCCTATTTTCGCCACGCTGAGCGTCGCAGAGTGCGCCCGCTACCGGGCCACCGTCAGCCGTGAGGCCAGCCTCCACTTTCTGCTCGGCCGTTACCTGCTGCGCCATGCGCTGTCCGCCGAGAGTGGCGGGCAAATAGCCCCCGCCGCCTGGGAGATCACCACCGCCGGCCAGGGCAAGCCCAGGGTGCTGCACCAACCCGCGCCGGGCTTCAGTATTTCCCACAGCGATGGGGGCGTGGCCGTCGCGCTCAGTCGCAGGCTTGAGCCGGGGCTGGATATCGAGCCGATCAGCCGGGATCTTGGCGCAGGTATCTGTACCCGGCGGCTGCTGAGCCCCGTACAATACAGGGCACTGCAGGCGATACCGACGGCTGAACGGGGTGCGCTGCTGGCGCGGGCCTGGTGTATCAAGGAAGCCGTGTCAAAGGCATTCGGCCTGGGCCTGCGGCTTCCCTTCGCCGAACTCGACTTCGATCTGGCGCCGCCGGAGGCGGCAGAGCCTTCCTGCTGGCAGCGGGGAACACGACTGGGCCAGGGCAGCTTCTGGTTCCGTCTCCCCTGTCTGCAGCGCTACCGACTCTGCCTGGCACTGATCGCCCCAGCGCAGGGCCCGCCCGAATTGCCCGGGATATCGCTACTGCCCTTTGCCCGCCCTGGCAGCAGGACGGTCCCGGCACCCCACACAATGCTGGCGACCGATCTGATATCGCCATAG
- a CDS encoding outer membrane lipoprotein-sorting protein: protein MRIDLRRPRATLLLCGLLSLPANAAQNQTDPGRRVAEAVENRDLGYGDSVAELTMTLRNRAGNETTRELEIRLLENPEGGDKSLIRFDFPADIRGTALLTHPQPDAAADEQWLYLPANARIKRISSRNKSGAFVSSEFSFEDLADKQIDDFNYAYVREEACDDGSGANALRCDVIDRMPVDTHSAYSRQRVWADQQARRVLRIEYFDRRGTLLKTFTAENFQLYSDRHWRPMQVAMHNQQTGNETILSYRSIRFGNGLSDENFHRNTLKD, encoded by the coding sequence ATGCGAATTGATTTGCGGCGACCCCGCGCCACGCTGCTGCTGTGCGGCCTGCTGAGCCTGCCGGCCAATGCCGCCCAAAACCAGACCGACCCAGGACGGCGGGTGGCCGAGGCGGTGGAAAACCGCGACCTGGGCTACGGCGACAGCGTCGCCGAGCTGACGATGACTCTGCGCAACCGGGCTGGCAATGAAACCACCCGCGAGCTCGAAATCCGCCTGCTCGAAAACCCGGAGGGCGGCGACAAGTCGCTGATACGCTTTGACTTTCCGGCCGATATCCGGGGCACGGCCCTGCTCACACATCCGCAGCCAGACGCCGCCGCCGACGAACAGTGGCTTTACCTGCCGGCCAATGCGCGCATCAAGCGGATATCATCTCGCAACAAGAGCGGCGCCTTCGTCAGCAGCGAATTTTCGTTTGAAGACCTGGCCGACAAGCAGATCGACGACTTCAACTATGCCTATGTCCGGGAAGAGGCATGCGATGACGGCAGCGGCGCGAACGCGCTCAGGTGTGATGTCATAGACCGCATGCCCGTCGACACGCACTCCGCTTACAGCCGGCAGCGGGTCTGGGCCGACCAGCAGGCCCGGCGGGTCCTCCGCATCGAGTATTTCGACCGCCGGGGCACGCTGCTCAAGACCTTTACCGCAGAGAACTTTCAGCTCTACAGCGACCGTCACTGGCGACCGATGCAGGTGGCGATGCACAATCAGCAGACCGGTAACGAAACGATCCTGAGCTACAGGAGCATCCGTTTCGGCAATGGCCTCTCGGACGAAAACTTCCATCGCAATACGCTGAAGGACTGA
- a CDS encoding efflux RND transporter permease subunit — protein MHWLMESRASRWLMALVLLLTLVSAAGLTRMGLASDYRIFFDEDDSDLLRLEQMQDTYSTTDNVFIMIEPPADDGVYNADTLRLVHELTQALWRLPHVSRVDSLTNFPYSSADGDDILIEEFVYELDEITPERIAFIAAAAGQERDLVGNLVTADGRYTAINVTTRLPGLDNKAEVLAVTDGVDELVAVYQAANPGHHFYQTGVVEMNGAFFKAAKKDFVTLIPLMIVFVLISAGLILGSPAAAGAILVIVVLALCGSLGMAGWLGIRLSAPSVSAPIIMFTVIVASAIHILSYIKRQIAAGLPRHDAVLQSYQRNIKPITVSHLTTIVGFLAMNFSDSPPFRDLGNIVALGVLFSLLLTVTVLPQLLLRLRFSARTTATTRLFERMSRLSDWVIRRRRPVLWLMLPLALAIAALSPLNALNDDLIRYFDKSQTFRADSERIDAHFSGIYTIDYSLSASQQSGIFEPGFLRFLGQFDAWLLEQPEVVTTSSPLHRIKDLNRLMNGGDAAFYRLPADATTAAQQFLLYEMSLPFGRDVTHQVSFDKSAAKLTARLQNLSSLGLIAFEERAQGWLWQHQPATIEIYHSSPAVIFAHIGESNIISLLQGASLAFVVISIMLMLVFGSFYIGLLSLIPNLLPVAAAFGFWYCINGQISMGLAGVSAMAIGIIVDDTVHFIYQYINGLKRGLTPEDSVRETFSKTMGGIVISSLLLVAGFLLLSTSAFEKNAQMGMLTSITIVLALLFDLLLLPALVLSFLRRVPTSAARYFRKAEELQDAN, from the coding sequence ATGCACTGGCTTATGGAATCCCGCGCCAGCCGCTGGCTGATGGCACTGGTGCTGCTGCTGACCCTCGTGTCGGCCGCCGGTCTGACACGCATGGGACTGGCCAGCGACTACCGCATTTTCTTCGATGAAGACGACAGCGACCTGCTGCGCCTGGAGCAAATGCAGGATACCTACAGCACCACCGACAACGTCTTTATCATGATCGAGCCACCGGCCGATGACGGCGTCTACAACGCTGATACGCTCAGGCTGGTGCATGAACTGACGCAGGCACTCTGGCGCCTGCCCCATGTTTCACGCGTCGATTCGCTGACCAACTTCCCCTACAGTTCGGCCGACGGTGACGACATCCTGATCGAAGAGTTCGTCTACGAACTCGACGAAATCACCCCCGAGCGGATCGCCTTCATCGCAGCGGCCGCCGGCCAGGAGCGAGACCTGGTGGGCAACCTGGTGACGGCGGATGGCCGCTACACGGCTATCAACGTCACCACCCGGCTGCCGGGTCTGGACAACAAGGCTGAAGTCCTCGCCGTCACCGACGGCGTCGATGAACTGGTCGCAGTGTACCAGGCGGCCAATCCCGGGCACCATTTCTACCAGACCGGGGTGGTGGAAATGAACGGCGCCTTCTTCAAGGCGGCGAAGAAGGACTTCGTGACACTGATTCCGCTGATGATCGTTTTCGTGCTGATCAGCGCCGGTCTTATCCTGGGGTCGCCGGCCGCAGCCGGCGCCATTCTGGTCATCGTCGTGCTGGCGCTGTGCGGCTCCCTGGGCATGGCCGGCTGGCTCGGCATTCGGCTGTCCGCGCCCTCTGTCTCGGCCCCGATCATCATGTTCACGGTGATTGTGGCCTCGGCCATCCATATTCTCAGCTACATCAAGCGCCAGATCGCCGCAGGCCTGCCCCGGCATGACGCGGTACTGCAGTCGTATCAGCGCAATATCAAACCCATCACCGTGAGCCACCTGACCACCATAGTCGGCTTTCTGGCGATGAACTTCAGCGATTCGCCGCCGTTCAGGGATCTGGGCAATATAGTGGCGCTGGGGGTGCTGTTTTCGCTGCTTCTGACGGTCACAGTGCTGCCGCAACTGTTGCTACGGCTGCGGTTTTCAGCCCGAACCACTGCCACCACCCGGTTGTTCGAGCGAATGAGCCGGTTGTCCGACTGGGTGATCCGGCGCCGGCGTCCGGTTCTGTGGCTGATGCTGCCGCTGGCACTGGCTATTGCAGCGCTCAGCCCGCTGAACGCGCTCAACGACGACCTGATCCGCTACTTCGACAAGTCGCAGACGTTCCGCGCCGATTCGGAACGGATCGATGCGCATTTTTCCGGCATCTACACCATCGACTATTCGCTCTCGGCGTCGCAGCAGAGCGGCATCTTCGAGCCCGGGTTCCTGCGCTTCCTGGGGCAGTTCGATGCCTGGCTGCTGGAGCAGCCGGAGGTGGTCACGACCTCCAGCCCGCTGCACCGCATCAAGGACCTGAACCGCCTGATGAACGGAGGCGACGCGGCCTTTTATCGCCTGCCGGCCGACGCCACCACCGCCGCCCAGCAATTCCTGCTGTACGAGATGTCGCTGCCGTTCGGCCGCGACGTGACCCACCAGGTCAGCTTCGACAAGTCCGCGGCGAAACTGACCGCGCGGTTACAGAATCTCAGCTCCCTCGGGCTGATAGCCTTCGAGGAGCGGGCACAAGGCTGGCTCTGGCAGCACCAGCCCGCGACGATCGAGATCTACCACAGCAGCCCCGCCGTCATCTTCGCGCACATTGGCGAGTCCAATATCATCAGCCTGCTGCAGGGCGCATCCCTGGCGTTCGTGGTGATTTCAATCATGCTGATGCTGGTCTTCGGGTCCTTCTACATCGGCCTGCTCAGCCTGATTCCCAATCTGTTGCCGGTCGCGGCCGCCTTCGGATTCTGGTATTGCATCAACGGTCAGATTTCCATGGGCCTGGCCGGTGTCTCGGCGATGGCGATTGGCATTATTGTCGACGACACCGTGCATTTCATCTACCAGTACATCAATGGCCTGAAGCGCGGCCTGACGCCCGAAGACAGCGTGCGGGAAACCTTCAGCAAGACGATGGGCGGCATTGTGATCAGTTCGCTGCTGCTGGTCGCAGGCTTTCTGTTGCTGTCGACCTCCGCCTTCGAAAAGAACGCCCAAATGGGCATGCTGACCAGTATCACCATCGTGCTGGCGCTGCTGTTCGACCTGCTACTGCTGCCGGCACTGGTGCTCTCGTTTCTGCGCCGGGTACCGACCTCGGCGGCCCGATACTTTCGCAAAGCAGAGGAGCTTCAGGATGCGAATTGA
- a CDS encoding flavin-containing monooxygenase, producing MPPYDCIVIGGGQFGLHTARRLQQAGFSYLLLERDRIGDTWRKRLEGMQLFTSRQFCALPELPFPGDPEGFASVAEMADYLSQYAQHHKLQIQDQAKVVSLERVEPAGFLVKLQDGTELRASSIVNATGANQLPQMPMMGQQLDASVRQLDAGLSSTASIADRSTVAVVGDGASGRQIADRLAKRCTVILATGSPRGLTPNRILKRDIFWWLDKLRILYADKNSLVARILKKRNPVPCGDYSNRHLQARGVEVVGRALECSGRRLRFKGDQWRDVDCVIWATGYRDDTQWLNLPHCIGADGFVEDYGKTPEPGLFVVGRKWLSCRASELVMGVEADVDRIMAPLRSFLSNREDAL from the coding sequence ATGCCGCCGTACGATTGCATTGTCATCGGCGGCGGCCAGTTCGGTCTGCATACCGCGCGCAGGCTGCAGCAGGCCGGCTTTAGCTACCTGCTGCTGGAGCGGGACCGGATCGGCGACACCTGGCGCAAGCGGCTGGAGGGTATGCAGCTGTTCACCTCGCGTCAGTTCTGCGCCCTTCCTGAGCTGCCGTTTCCCGGTGATCCGGAGGGCTTTGCATCCGTGGCCGAAATGGCCGACTACCTGAGTCAGTACGCACAACATCACAAACTGCAGATTCAAGACCAGGCCAAAGTCGTCAGCCTGGAACGTGTCGAACCGGCAGGTTTTCTGGTCAAACTCCAGGATGGCACCGAGCTGCGGGCCAGCAGTATCGTCAACGCCACCGGTGCCAACCAGCTGCCCCAGATGCCGATGATGGGCCAGCAACTCGATGCCAGCGTCCGGCAACTGGACGCCGGACTCAGTTCCACCGCCTCGATCGCCGACCGCAGCACCGTCGCCGTCGTTGGCGACGGCGCTAGCGGCCGGCAGATCGCCGACCGGCTGGCAAAGCGCTGTACAGTGATCCTGGCGACCGGTTCGCCCCGGGGCCTGACACCCAACCGGATACTCAAGCGCGATATCTTCTGGTGGCTCGACAAGCTGCGGATCCTGTACGCCGACAAGAACAGCCTGGTGGCCCGGATACTGAAAAAGCGCAACCCGGTCCCCTGCGGCGACTACAGCAATCGCCACCTGCAGGCCCGCGGGGTCGAGGTCGTCGGCCGGGCGCTGGAATGCTCGGGCCGGCGCCTGCGCTTTAAAGGGGACCAATGGCGCGACGTCGACTGCGTCATCTGGGCCACCGGTTACCGGGACGACACCCAGTGGCTGAATCTGCCCCACTGCATCGGTGCCGACGGCTTCGTCGAGGACTACGGCAAGACCCCGGAGCCCGGCCTGTTCGTGGTGGGCCGCAAATGGCTCAGCTGCCGGGCCTCGGAGCTGGTGATGGGCGTCGAAGCAGACGTCGACAGGATCATGGCGCCGCTGCGCAGCTTTTTATCGAACAGGGAAGACGCGCTTTGA